In bacterium, the genomic stretch GGATGGCAAGAAATATTTCCAAATGGTAGTTCCCCATGTGAATATAAAGGAACGGTTTTGGGATTACATGGAGAAATTGCTCTACTACCATGGGATTATAAAATTATTGAAGATTCTTCCGAAAAAATTTCAGTCCTTTTTTCAGTAAAAACATATAGAACACCATTTTACATTGAAAAAATTATATCTATTGAGAAAGAAAAACCATATATTGAAATTGAGGAAAAAGTAAAAAATATTGGTGGTGAAGATATGGATTTTATATGGGGACACCATCCTGCTATTGGTAAACCATTTCTTTCATCTGATTGTTTTATAAAAATTCCTGAATGTAAAATTAAAGTTGTTCATGGTGATGGAAAATCAATTACAAATTTAAAACAAACCGAAGGAATATGGCCATATTTAGAAGGAATTGATAGAAATAAAGTTGATATAAGTAAAATTCCCTCTGAAAATGATTGTGTATCAGATATGATGTTTTTAACTGACCTTAAAGAAGGAAAATATGAAATTGTTAATAAAAAAAGGAAATTATCATTCTTTTTTGAATTTCCTTTATCAGTATTTAAGTGTTTATGGTTCTGGAGAATTGCAAAAGGCAGTTTTAATTATCCCTGGTATGGAAGAAATTATAACATTGCTCTTGAACCATTTTCTTCTTTACCAAATCTGGCAGAAGCAATAAAAAGAGGAGACCAGTTGAAATTAAAACCAGATGAAGAAATGAGAGTAAAGATAAAAGCAGGGGTAATAAAGGAAGAAAATGGGTGAATATG encodes the following:
- a CDS encoding DUF4432 family protein; the protein is MMSRNSNCRCCEYLWNSLKIVVIENEILRIEILADKGTDIVEFLYKPEDIDFMWRSPIPLYNRFMFPITKELDSGNFIDFYPGGWQEIFPNGSSPCEYKGTVLGLHGEIALLPWDYKIIEDSSEKISVLFSVKTYRTPFYIEKIISIEKEKPYIEIEEKVKNIGGEDMDFIWGHHPAIGKPFLSSDCFIKIPECKIKVVHGDGKSITNLKQTEGIWPYLEGIDRNKVDISKIPSENDCVSDMMFLTDLKEGKYEIVNKKRKLSFFFEFPLSVFKCLWFWRIAKGSFNYPWYGRNYNIALEPFSSLPNLAEAIKRGDQLKLKPDEEMRVKIKAGVIKEENG